The following are from one region of the Sorghum bicolor cultivar BTx623 chromosome 2, Sorghum_bicolor_NCBIv3, whole genome shotgun sequence genome:
- the LOC110432890 gene encoding uncharacterized protein LOC110432890, whose product MACLFWMPGSHNDINVLHRSPLFANLAEGRAPKVNYTVNGHDYTMGYYLADGIYPSWATLISSITCPIGNKNKYFAKAQEAARKAVERAFGVLQARFAIVRGPARPWDIETLALIMKACIIMHNMIIEDEGHVDPDERFEDGDDNVELERGQPTQTLEEFIEAHKKIRNSETHVQLKEDLIEHLWNHHPDLYSYKI is encoded by the coding sequence ATGGCATGCCTTTTTTGGATGCCTGGGTCGCACAATGACATCAACGTTCTTCACCGTTCCCCTTTGTTTGCAAACTTGGCGGAGGGTAGAGCTCCAAAGGTTAACTATACAGTGAATGGCCATGATTATACGATGGGATATTATCTTGCAGATGGGATATATCCCTCATGGGCTACATTAATCAGTTCCATCACTTGTCCAATTGGTAACAAGAACAAATATTTTGCAAAGGCACAAGAAGCTGCGAGGAAGGCCGTGGAGAGAGCGTTTGGTGTTCTTCAAGCAAGGTTTGCCATTGTTCGTGGACCGGCTCGTCCTTGGGACATAGAGACACTAGCATTGATCATGAAGGCTTGTATTATCATGCACAACATGATAATTGAAGATGAAGGGCATGTGGATCCCGACGAGCGTTTTGAGGACGGTGATGACAATGTGGAACTTGAACGTGGGCAGCCCACTCAAACATTAGAAGAATTCATTGAGGCGCACAAAAAGATCAGAAACTCCGAAACACATGTCCAACTCAAAGAAGACCTTATTGAGCATCTTTGGAACCATCATCCCGATTTATATAGCTATAAAATTTGA